The Claveliimonas bilis genome window below encodes:
- a CDS encoding AraC family transcriptional regulator, with translation MAYKSTHLKREFIINEIITIHYFEYMKDFFFSGESHDFWELMYVDKGELRVTADASVHLLGTGDVIFHRPNEFHALHSIGDKAPNLVNISFICHSPAMKFFEQKVFHLSADEQYLISAIVREAGAAFDSPLNIPQVEQVSVNPKGRFGAQHLVLLYLEAFLITLCRHHLEDVPALAGTEQTFENTDPVSPFQAESTHLALQNILDYMELHLCERLTIASLCNTFSLSPSSLYNLFHREFHHGAIDHFLEMKIDAAKQLIRDGTMNFTEIAHYLSFGSLQYFSKRFKQSTGMAPMEYATSVKNYSNSQSLSSNLAKRHGTRRSYD, from the coding sequence ATGGCATATAAAAGCACCCATCTGAAACGGGAATTTATCATCAATGAAATTATCACCATTCACTATTTTGAATATATGAAAGATTTTTTCTTTTCCGGAGAATCCCATGATTTCTGGGAGCTGATGTATGTAGATAAGGGCGAACTGCGTGTGACAGCTGACGCTTCCGTCCACCTTCTTGGCACAGGAGACGTTATTTTTCATCGCCCCAACGAATTTCATGCCCTGCACTCCATAGGCGACAAGGCTCCAAACCTGGTAAATATTTCTTTTATCTGTCATTCTCCTGCCATGAAATTTTTCGAACAGAAAGTCTTTCATCTGTCAGCGGATGAACAATATTTGATTTCGGCCATTGTCCGCGAGGCAGGTGCAGCCTTCGATTCACCTTTAAATATTCCGCAGGTGGAACAGGTGTCTGTTAATCCGAAAGGCAGATTCGGAGCGCAGCATCTTGTTCTTCTATACCTGGAAGCTTTTCTTATCACTTTGTGCCGTCATCATTTGGAAGATGTCCCCGCGCTTGCCGGAACAGAGCAAACTTTTGAAAACACAGATCCCGTCTCCCCTTTTCAGGCAGAATCCACCCATCTGGCCCTTCAGAACATTCTGGATTACATGGAACTGCATCTGTGTGAACGCCTGACAATCGCTTCTCTGTGCAACACCTTTTCCTTAAGCCCCTCCTCGCTGTACAACCTGTTTCACAGAGAATTTCATCATGGTGCAATTGACCATTTTCTGGAAATGAAAATCGACGCTGCAAAGCAGCTGATCCGCGACGGAACCATGAATTTTACAGAAATTGCACACTACCTTTCTTTTGGTTCACTCCAATATTTTTCCAAACGCTTCAAGCAGTCCACCGGCATGGCGCCCATGGAGTATGCTACGTCTGTTAAAAACTACTCCAATTCCCAAAGCCTGTCCAGCAACCTTGCCAAGCGTCACGGAACGAGAAGAAGCTATGATTGA
- a CDS encoding DUF6903 family protein, translated as MSNTVKNLIMVIVFIVCLALVIIGQKTISVTGLATQLVGLVGLLTLLFIYNHKYK; from the coding sequence ATGAGCAATACGGTAAAAAATCTGATTATGGTTATTGTTTTTATTGTTTGCCTTGCACTTGTGATAATAGGACAAAAGACGATCAGTGTCACAGGTCTTGCGACACAGCTGGTAGGTCTGGTAGGACTTCTGACATTGTTGTTTATCTATAACCATAAATATAAATAA
- a CDS encoding carbohydrate ABC transporter permease codes for MGKKKHSGNILYKIFIYVALLALAISIIIPVLWVFMASVKRNAEFIGADVNPWALPKQFFYQNFIVAFRDAQMGDFFLNSIIVTALGLILLLVIALPASYVLSRFDFKGRRILNVAFMAGLFININYIVVPIFLMLSDANKALGVEFFLDNRFILALIYASSALPFTIYLLSGYFKTLPKGFEEAAYIDGCGYFKTMVKIMVPMAKPSIITVILFNFLSFWNEYIIAYTLMDEHGTLAMGLKNLMAVERTATNYGIMYAGLVIVMLPVLILYICVQKQLTEGMTLGGLKG; via the coding sequence ATGGGAAAAAAGAAACATTCTGGAAATATCTTATATAAAATATTTATTTATGTTGCCCTCCTTGCTTTGGCTATCTCGATCATCATACCGGTTTTGTGGGTATTTATGGCGAGTGTGAAGCGTAACGCGGAATTTATCGGAGCAGATGTGAATCCGTGGGCACTTCCGAAGCAGTTCTTCTATCAGAACTTTATTGTGGCATTCCGCGATGCGCAGATGGGAGATTTCTTCCTCAACTCGATTATTGTCACTGCATTGGGACTGATTCTCCTTCTTGTAATTGCTCTTCCGGCGTCCTATGTATTGTCAAGATTTGACTTTAAGGGAAGAAGAATTTTGAACGTTGCGTTTATGGCAGGGCTTTTTATTAACATCAACTACATCGTTGTACCGATCTTCCTGATGTTAAGTGATGCAAACAAAGCGCTGGGAGTGGAATTTTTCCTGGACAACCGCTTTATTCTGGCGCTGATCTATGCGTCCAGTGCGCTGCCGTTTACCATCTATCTTTTGAGCGGTTATTTTAAAACGCTTCCGAAGGGCTTTGAGGAAGCCGCTTACATTGACGGATGCGGATATTTTAAAACAATGGTAAAGATTATGGTTCCTATGGCAAAGCCAAGTATTATTACAGTTATCCTGTTCAATTTCCTGTCGTTCTGGAATGAGTATATTATTGCGTATACTCTGATGGATGAACACGGAACATTGGCAATGGGACTGAAGAACCTGATGGCAGTAGAAAGAACGGCAACAAATTACGGTATCATGTATGCCGGTCTGGTTATCGTTATGTTACCGGTACTGATCCTGTATATCTGTGTACAGAAACAGCTGACAGAAGGTATGACGCTTGGTGGTCTGAAAGGTTAA
- a CDS encoding carbohydrate ABC transporter permease has product MNRKNAQRRFVFACLAPAVVLVVLFIFVPTVNVFRMSLYRMGGITNKKEFVGLYNFKTLMGDKNFLQAMQNSITIIVMVMVCTIVLAILFAALLSRGKFKGKNFFRVIFYIPNILSIVVIAGIFGAIYDPSNGLLNTFLEAVHLDFLKHQWMGDPNIVLYSVIFALVWQAIGYYMVMYMASMAAIPEDLYEAASLDGATEIQMFFQVTLPLIWSNIRTTLTFYIISTINLSFLFVQIMSNGGPNGKTEVFLNYMYKQAYGAGVYGYGMAIGVVVFLFSFVLAAIVNKITDREVLEF; this is encoded by the coding sequence ATGAACAGAAAGAACGCACAGAGAAGATTTGTTTTTGCATGTCTGGCTCCTGCAGTTGTTCTGGTCGTGTTGTTTATATTTGTTCCGACAGTCAATGTATTCCGCATGTCTCTTTACAGAATGGGCGGTATTACGAATAAAAAAGAATTTGTCGGATTATATAATTTTAAAACCCTGATGGGAGATAAAAATTTCCTGCAGGCAATGCAGAACTCGATCACGATCATTGTTATGGTAATGGTTTGTACGATTGTACTGGCAATTCTTTTTGCAGCTTTGCTGTCAAGAGGAAAGTTCAAAGGGAAAAACTTTTTCCGTGTTATTTTCTACATACCGAATATTTTAAGTATCGTAGTTATTGCCGGTATCTTTGGAGCTATTTATGATCCGAGCAACGGTCTGCTGAATACATTTCTGGAAGCAGTGCACCTGGATTTTCTGAAGCATCAGTGGATGGGAGATCCTAATATTGTATTATATTCTGTAATTTTTGCCCTTGTATGGCAGGCGATCGGATATTATATGGTCATGTATATGGCAAGTATGGCGGCGATTCCGGAGGATCTCTATGAAGCTGCTTCCCTGGACGGCGCAACAGAAATACAGATGTTCTTCCAGGTAACACTGCCGTTGATCTGGAGCAATATTCGGACAACACTTACATTCTATATCATCAGTACGATAAACTTAAGCTTCCTGTTCGTGCAGATCATGAGCAACGGAGGACCGAACGGAAAGACGGAAGTATTCCTGAACTATATGTATAAACAGGCATATGGAGCAGGCGTATATGGATATGGTATGGCAATCGGAGTTGTAGTATTCCTCTTCTCCTTTGTGCTGGCAGCTATTGTAAACAAGATCACAGACCGGGAAGTTCTGGAATTTTAA
- a CDS encoding carbohydrate ABC transporter substrate-binding protein produces the protein MKRKVVNRLIAASLVSVMTLGTLTACGSSDSGSDSGSDSGDGTTLKVAAFEGGNGTQIWEDIVAAFEEENEGVTVELEMSSQLDQDLTKEIRNGDVPDVVYYNLGQESGFTETMLKENAIADITDVFDDELKGKLLDGILDGTDAQPYADGKIYLAPIFYTPTGFWYNKNLIGEGKQYELPTTWEEFFALGDQAKADGISLFTFPQAGYFDATMYSMLEQAGGMDFYNAALQYDENTWTSEEGQKVLDTIGKLVSPDYTQEDTVANANADGGFKINQQNVIDGKALFMPNGNWVIGEMAASTPDDFEWGMMPAPKWEGDETQAVYTFTEQMWIPADAPNMDLAKEFIKFMYSDTVVDILLGNTTTDEETGEESPSPVVAPVKGAADKLPEGTTKDCYAATTADDIVTVTGKWATTAPIEGLNMNEATYKPIESINTGDMTVEEWQAQLVETWEKCAAALE, from the coding sequence ATGAAAAGGAAAGTAGTAAACAGACTGATCGCTGCATCCCTTGTTTCTGTAATGACACTGGGGACTCTTACAGCATGTGGATCAAGCGACAGCGGATCAGACTCCGGAAGCGACAGCGGAGACGGAACAACGTTGAAAGTTGCTGCTTTTGAAGGCGGAAACGGAACCCAGATCTGGGAAGACATTGTAGCCGCTTTTGAGGAAGAAAATGAAGGCGTAACTGTAGAACTTGAAATGTCTTCACAGCTGGATCAGGATCTGACAAAGGAGATCAGAAACGGGGATGTTCCGGATGTTGTATATTACAATCTGGGACAGGAAAGTGGCTTCACAGAGACAATGCTGAAAGAGAATGCGATCGCAGATATCACAGACGTATTTGACGATGAACTCAAAGGCAAACTTCTGGATGGTATTCTTGATGGTACAGATGCACAGCCGTATGCAGACGGAAAGATTTATCTGGCACCGATCTTCTACACACCGACAGGATTCTGGTACAATAAGAACCTGATCGGAGAAGGCAAACAGTATGAACTGCCGACAACATGGGAAGAGTTCTTTGCGCTGGGTGATCAGGCAAAGGCAGACGGAATTTCTCTGTTCACATTCCCGCAGGCAGGATACTTTGACGCTACAATGTACAGCATGCTGGAGCAGGCAGGAGGAATGGACTTCTACAATGCAGCTCTGCAGTATGATGAAAACACATGGACATCCGAAGAAGGACAGAAGGTTCTGGATACAATCGGAAAACTGGTATCTCCGGACTATACACAGGAAGATACAGTAGCAAATGCAAATGCTGACGGTGGATTCAAGATCAATCAGCAGAATGTAATCGATGGAAAAGCTCTGTTTATGCCAAACGGAAACTGGGTAATCGGTGAGATGGCTGCTTCTACACCGGATGACTTTGAGTGGGGCATGATGCCGGCACCGAAGTGGGAAGGCGATGAGACACAGGCTGTTTACACATTCACAGAGCAGATGTGGATTCCGGCAGACGCACCAAACATGGATCTTGCAAAAGAATTTATCAAATTTATGTACTCTGACACAGTTGTTGATATCCTGTTAGGAAATACAACAACAGATGAGGAAACAGGAGAAGAATCTCCGTCACCAGTAGTAGCACCTGTTAAAGGCGCAGCAGACAAACTTCCGGAAGGAACAACAAAAGACTGCTATGCAGCTACAACTGCAGATGATATCGTAACAGTTACAGGAAAATGGGCTACAACAGCTCCTATCGAAGGCCTGAATATGAATGAGGCTACTTACAAACCAATTGAATCCATTAACACAGGTGATATGACTGTGGAAGAATGGCAGGCACAGTTGGTAGAGACTTGGGAGAAATGTGCAGCAGCGCTTGAATAA